The following nucleotide sequence is from Nomascus leucogenys isolate Asia chromosome 13, Asia_NLE_v1, whole genome shotgun sequence.
tataaaacattgataaaataaattgaagagaccgggcgcggtggctcacgcctgtaatcccagcactttgggaggccgaggtgggtggatcacgaggtcaggagatcgagaccatcctggctaacacagtgaaaccccgtctctactaaaactgcaaaaaaattagccgggcatggtagtgggcgcctgtagtcccagctattctggaggctgagatgagaatggcgtgaacccgggaggcggagcttgcagtcagcggagatcgtgccactgccctccagcctgggcgacagagtgagactccgtctcaaaaagaaaaaaaaaaaatagaagaagacacaaataaatgaaaagatatctgtGTTTATGAATTggaatatttaatattgttaaaatttttatactatccaaagtgatctacagattcaatgcaatccctatcaaaattccagtgacatttttcacagaaatagaaaaaacaatttaaatatttgtatggaaccacaagagaccctgaatagccaaagcagaCTTGAGCAAAAAGATCAAAGCCAGAGGCATAtactaccagacttcaaaatatattacaaagctgtaaTAATCATaatagcatgatactggcataaaaatagacacatagaacaaTAGCACAGAATTAAGAGCCTGGAAAGAAACTTACACAtttaaggttaatttatttttttttttttttattttttcatatagtaatcttataatttttacatttctgtattATATGAGccggtattttttattttttagtaaacgGTTCACTTTATTTATGTTTGGtaattaaagtaattatttttgataaagatACAAAGAGCACACAGTAAGTGAAGGACTAGAGGCAGAGATGAAGAGCAGGTGCTATAGAAGCAGACTTGGAAATTCTCTGTGGCTAACATGATATATGCGTATGTGGGAAGCAAGGAGGAACAGAAGGTGTATTTTAGGGTTATGGTTTGAGTACCCAGATTGAGGTATACATTTCCTatttcccattctctctcttcatcctcctccaTGCCTTTGCTCTCTAAGGTGGCATCTTCTGCAGTCATAGGTAGAGAGTGCATAATTTTCACCATAATGTAAAGAATGAAGAAGGCCTTAAAGGTTGAAAGGTATACGGAGTTTATAGTCCAGACCAATGCTTCCATTCTGAAGATGCCTTATAGTATTCTAATGGGGGGAAATCAGAGAACTGACAGGAAGTACTTTGAGAATTGGGCTGAAGGGTTAGTGGCTGCCATTATTGTGATGATTGCTGTACCCTGCCTTTGGACTGTGTCCTCCAGATCGTTGTGTCAACAGAAGGTATGGATACTGTTCAACTTCAGATGTGATTGGCATTGGCCCCTGAGCTGCAACTCTCTGCAAAGCCAGAGCCATTTCTCCCTCAAGTGCAACCTAGGATAACCTTTATTTGAACCTGCATAAACCTGCTAGGACTGGGTTCATTACACATTTTAACCACAAGAGGGCACACAAAGCTCTTTCTTCACCACACCTTCCCTATTAAAGAGGTTGGTTCTGTGTGGGAAGAATAAAGTGAAGCTTTTCGTAATGCAGCAATCTCTTTCCACTATGAGGAAGCACGGTGCCTGAACCCAGGCATTGCAGGTTCAAAGTCCTGTTACTGAACTAGCTATCTGTGCCATTtagggcaagtcacttaaactctGTGACTTAGTTTCCTCTTTTGCCGAAGGGGCACACTAGTTCCTATCTCTTGGAGCTGTTGTTGGGACAAAATGAAGTAAAGTGCTTAGGACAAGACCTTGCACATAATAAGTTCTCACTAAATGTTGGgccttttattttcctcttccatttGCTTGGGGGCAGGAGTAGTTGCCTCCTGGTCAGAGGGCATGCCAATCTTTGGACAGCCGAAGGCGCTTAGGAACTTGGGGTAAGGGTTAAGTTCCAAGAATAAGACCATACGGCAGAGCCTTGAGCTAAATTTTGAGCTAAAGACAGAAAAGGACACTTTCTGGATTACACTGTTTTATTGCAACTCTCCAGGATGAGACATTAGACAAGAATCTGTAGCTAAGGTCCAATTTGCGTTAACCTGGTAAACTTCTACATTCAGGGACCCAGTCAGAggttcaggaattcaagatctaGATCCTATAAAATTTTCTTACCATGAAAACCACTATTATTAGTCATATCCAGAGACGGCTTAGAGTGTTGTTGGGCTACAGTAGGCTAGAGAGATATATTGATAGCAGGAATGAGCGTGTTTTTCTAACGGGCCCTGTGAAGACTTAACAGAGATCTAGGAAAATGCAGGTGCCCCCAATAGCCATTTCATTGATTCATTATAATGACTTAAAATTCTGAATTCAGAAGTCGCAACTAGATATATAGCTCACTTGTCTCTTTTTGGTCGTGAATGTGTAATAGTTTATCCTTTAGGGACACAGCAAATATGTTTTTccccacatttttctttcttcctctcaatTTCTTTGCATGATTTCCTGCATCTGCCAGTTCCATAATAGCACCTTCTGATCCATCCATCTATCAAAATAAGCAAAGacatgaatatataaatacatttaaaaagtaaacacaatTAAACGAAGGATGTTGGTAATAGTAATAATGGTTAGAGTGAAACATTGATTTTGACACTTAATGGCATTCATGGGAATGTTACAAATTTGTGCATGTTTAATGACTAGGAGTAGTTATCTTCCTTCCTCTAATCAGCTCTAATTGAATTTTATTCCTATGCTTATGATACTTTCATCTCTGTCATTTTTCACAGTCTCACTAAATCTGGTTCTACTTCCTCTCTAAATCTAGATGCTTGCCAGGAAGTGGGACTAAGCcttcaattatctttttttctctctccattcatTATTCATCTTAACCAcaatttgttgagcatctactatgtgccaggcattgtttgtTCTAGGGGTGCTTGCCCCAGGGGTTGTTTAAAGCAAGACGCTGAACAATGGATGATCAATTTACATTTCTGAGCTGCAGGCTGaagttgtgtttgtgtgtgtgtgtgtgttggggggcggGTGCAGGGAGGGTTTAACACTGTGCCCTTCTCTGACTTATTTTCTGTGACTCTAAGTCAACGCAGACTGCAAACCCAGCTTTCCCAGCACATTGGATTCAGTTGAGGGATCATTATGTCTTAATCTAAACTACAGATTCTTTCTACTTGTCTTTTCCCCAAACTCTTCTTCTGGGAGATAATTCCTAATTCTCTGTCTTTTACCAGAATGTTCAGATTGAAAAAAATCAGTCACATTGACTCTCACTTTTCTCTTCCAGTATTTCATAAGTCGATATGTAGATTCTTTCTCCAAAATGTCTCTTGCATCTGCAACTCCCTCTATTCTACTTGCCTTCACTGGAATATAAGGCATGCTCAAACCAACTCAGGGTTAGTCCAGAATAACCTTCTTTTGCTTCTAGAACAACTGAGTGATTGGCAAAGGCTTTCAGCTTGAATAGCTGCTCCAAGAGAGGATGTGACTTCCAACAGCAATGACCCAAAGGAAATCACAGAATTAAAAATCATCAACTTTAGAGCCCCTGGGAAGCCTAAGGGGAAAACATTTCCATTAGAAAGTTATTCACCACCTGGCCGTGATGCCTGTTTATACTGTTAGAGAGCTTTGAGCATGTTCAACTTGAAAGCCAAAATCTTCTGCTCTAACCCCAGCTCCATACTGTGAGCCTGTTTTTATAAACCTGTAGATATCCAACATCAACTTACAACTTTTTCACCATATATTCCAAGACAAGAGCAAGTTgcctcttctgcctgctttaaagGAGCACTCAAAGCCCAACAACAGTGAAGTGAAGTAATGAGACTGATTATTACAAGAGGTAGTATCAACTGAAAGTGGGGTTGAAGTGAGAGACTCACAGGATGAGACTGTTGACATATGGGCCAGAGGCATTCAGGATACTAGAGATGTTGGGGTTGCTTCTGCATATGGAAGGGACTTCATATAAAACACCTTGGCCTCTGCAGATATTCTCCAGGTTCCCTAATGAGAAGCACCACCATGGTCAGGGCTGACAGGCTGCCCTTCTTATGGGAGCATATTCATTATAAGCCTTTCATCAGATCTCAGCCATCCCTGTGGGCTCTCCTCGCTTCCACACATGTTCAATTTTCCAGTGATTCTGTGGTTAGGACCCCATCCTTACtcccttttccctcctctccaTGGTTCTGTTTACCTGGGGCAGTCTGAGCCAGGACCACAAGGACAACTAAGGCCAGGACAGAGAGTTTAATGTCTCCTGAGAGGGGTGACAAATGATCTGGCAGCATTCTGAATGTGCTGGGGAAGCTGGGTGTGCACTCAGCATTTTATTGACCTAGGTAAGGCTGAGTCACAGACAAAAAATTAGAGAAGGGCAGAATGTTACACCACCCAGAACATCAGCCTGCCACTCAGCAGTATAAACTGATTATCCAGTGTTCAGGGTCCTGCTCTAGATATCCTTGGGGATGGTGAAAGGCACTAACAGAGGAGGTACAAGTCCTCTACAAGGCTGTTGCACTGGGCAGAGAACAGATTCCCTTCTCCAAGAAGCCTTTCCTGTCCCTCTCCTTCATAATTTATCCCCCTCCCCTACATTCTCACAgctgctgttttcttttcctctgtgtgtTTATCATGACACACTGGAACTAagtgtttttctagttcctcctCCCTTTCAGAATGATACCCTAAGGGAAACTTTTAATAGACAGTGAGACCCCTGAGGTTAGGAACAGGCTGTCATTTTGGTACACCCAGAGCATGCAGTGAACATGTGTTGAAAAGCACCGAGTGAGTGAACGCACATATGGCATATAATTGTATCCCGGTAGCTCTTAGAATTGGCATTTCCCAGCTAAGAAAATGCAGGCTGAGAGTGGAAAAGAATCGTCTAGGGTCCTACCATGAGcaagaaagaaatggactggagtggaagcCCTCATAACCCAGCTCGTTGTCCAGCTCTTAACTCTGAATTTTTATCCTATTTTCCTACTCCAAATCCTTCATATCAACCATTTCTGGGTCTTTCTTGGACTCCAGCCTcaaacaacaaagcaaaaaatatttcttgcagTTTTTCCAACAAAAAGAAGAGGGCACTGCCCAGGCTCCATTAGGAGGGCTGCCTGTGGGCCCACTGGATCTTCCTTTTTGGGTTCCTGGTCCTTTTCCGCCTTTGGGTGAGTCCAGTGTGCCTCAGTTCTACTCTCCTCTTTCTACATGCAGGCAGCGGACCTGATGGGGTTCAggaaatttgttttgcttttagggGTTGGACAGAACTTTCTTCAGGAAAGCAATGAACATCAATGTCATCCACTGAACTTTCACTGTCAGGCAGCaactatgctaagcactttatatatatgaCCCCCTGGAATCCTCACGGGAGCCCTGATAGGCAGGTGTGATGTGCTCAGGGTTACACAGTGACTATGAGTGAGGTCTGGATTCAGATCTGGGTTACCTGTCCCCAGATAACATGTTCTTTCTGTCATCCCAGAGGATTATGCCTGAGCAATGATGGAAGGAGAGGTCTGTTTAACTTGGAAAGCAGTAAACAGCTGGAGAGAGTCATAACTGCTGTCTTCAAGTATCTGAAAGGCATGTTCTGTATAGGCCAACAGGGCAGAACTAATAGGCCTGAGTGGAAACTGCAAGGGCACAAGTTGAAACTCATCAGAAAGACCTCTGAAGATGGGAACCATCTGGAAAATGGTTAGACTGCCTGGAGGAGCTGGTGGCTCCTCCTGTTCTAAAGCTGCAAACTGAGATGACATGACCACTCCCCTCAGATTCTGCAGGGAGGATGGCTGAATTGGCTGCGTGTGGGTCTGTGCACTGGCACAATTCTAGGCACTGAGCttaagagaagaaagcaaagtcCAGCCATTCTAATTAGGGAGAGGGACAACAAACATATAGTGTCAGTTGGTgataagtgctataaagaaaaatagggaaaGGAGAATAGAGAATAATATacttgtgtgtgtgcgtgtatgagaatatgtgtgtgtgagtgtgtgtaagGCACACAGGATTGAGTGTAGAGTAAGGGGAATAGAGAATATTGatatgcgtgtgtatgtgtgagtgtgtgtgtaaggCACATAGGATTGAGTGCAGTGTAAGgggaatagaaaataatatgatatatgtgcatgtgtgagtgtgtgtgtgacacaCAGGATTGAGTGCACAGTAAGGGGAATAGAGAataatatgcatgtgtatgtgtgagtgtaagtgtgtgtgtgtgtgttaggcaCACAGGATTGAGTGCACAGTAAGGGGAATAGAGAataatatgcatgtgtatgtgtgagtgtaagtgtgtgtgtgtgtgttaggcaCACAGGATTGAGTGCACAGTAAGGGGAATAGAGAataatatgcatgtgtatgtgtgagtgtaagtgtgtgtgtgtgtgttaggcaCACAGGATTGAGTGCACAGTAAGgggaatagaaaataatatgatatatgtgtatgtgtgagtgtgtgtgtgacacaCAGGATTGAGTGCAGAGTAAGGGGAATAGagaataatatacatatgtatgtgtgagtgtaagtgtgtgtgtgtgtgttaggcaCACAGGATTGAGTGCACAGTAAGGGGAATACAGAATAatatgatatatgtgtgtgtggctatTTTGAGCAGGAGGGTCAAGTAAGGACTCATTGAGGAAGTGGCATAGAGCAGA
It contains:
- the DEFB115 gene encoding LOW QUALITY PROTEIN: beta-defensin 115 (The sequence of the model RefSeq protein was modified relative to this genomic sequence to represent the inferred CDS: inserted 2 bases in 1 codon), with product MLPDHLSPLSGDIKLSVLALVVLVVLAQTAPDGWIRRCYYGTGRCRKSCKEIERKKEKCGEKHICCVPXKDKLLHIHDQKETSELYI